In Dehalococcoidia bacterium, a single window of DNA contains:
- the nuoH gene encoding NADH-quinone oxidoreductase subunit NuoH: MMLTLLSLITDSWWDIRDLSNLTDAVYDLLRDDLNVPDWGIYVISGVVGTLGIISFIGGVAIINIWVERRVVGRMQSRLGPNRLGPFGLLQPVADAIKLMQKEVLQPKVADGLVFTLAPIAFTVPGIALFAVIPWGRNMVLADLDVGIVYLFAMSSLAALAVFIGGYGSNNKYALFGSMRVIAMLVTYEIPIVLSLLGVVMFAGTMNLQGIVLFQADNWLLLVMLQPLAFLIYFLSSTAELNRTPADLAEAESEIAGGYHVEYSGMKFGLYYAAELINAVAVSAIIATVFLGGWWMYELDQIVPGWMILIGKIYAVYFIFVWTRGTLPRFRIDQLLAFAWKWMTPMAIINILAVATEVMIWEETGWSAAVILPASIAINGALAGLLIVGWVRTMAPKFQRFPDRPRMYTTIDVPSLPAPAASELRETPV, encoded by the coding sequence ATGATGCTGACGCTGTTGTCGCTGATCACCGACAGCTGGTGGGATATCCGCGACCTGTCGAATCTCACCGACGCCGTGTACGACCTCCTGCGCGATGACCTCAACGTGCCCGACTGGGGCATCTACGTCATCTCCGGCGTCGTCGGGACGCTGGGCATCATCAGCTTCATCGGCGGCGTCGCGATCATCAATATCTGGGTGGAGCGAAGGGTCGTCGGGCGCATGCAGTCGCGTCTCGGCCCCAACCGCCTCGGTCCGTTCGGACTGCTGCAACCCGTCGCCGATGCGATCAAGCTGATGCAAAAGGAAGTGTTGCAGCCGAAGGTCGCCGACGGCCTCGTCTTTACGCTTGCGCCGATCGCGTTCACCGTGCCGGGCATCGCGCTGTTCGCCGTGATCCCGTGGGGCCGCAACATGGTGCTCGCCGACCTCGATGTCGGCATCGTCTACCTGTTCGCGATGTCATCGCTGGCAGCGCTCGCCGTCTTCATCGGCGGCTACGGCTCGAACAACAAGTACGCGCTCTTCGGCTCGATGCGGGTGATCGCGATGCTCGTGACGTACGAGATCCCGATCGTCCTGTCGCTGCTCGGCGTCGTCATGTTCGCCGGGACGATGAACCTGCAGGGCATCGTGCTGTTCCAGGCGGACAACTGGCTGCTCCTGGTCATGCTGCAGCCGCTCGCCTTCCTGATCTACTTCCTGTCGTCAACGGCGGAGTTGAACCGCACGCCGGCGGACCTCGCCGAAGCGGAGTCCGAGATCGCCGGCGGTTACCACGTCGAGTACTCCGGCATGAAGTTCGGGCTGTACTACGCCGCCGAACTGATCAACGCCGTCGCCGTCTCCGCGATCATCGCTACGGTATTCCTGGGCGGGTGGTGGATGTACGAACTCGACCAGATCGTGCCCGGCTGGATGATCCTCATCGGCAAGATCTACGCCGTCTACTTCATCTTCGTCTGGACGCGCGGCACGCTCCCACGCTTCCGCATCGACCAGCTCCTCGCGTTCGCGTGGAAGTGGATGACGCCCATGGCGATTATCAACATCCTGGCGGTCGCCACGGAAGTGATGATCTGGGAGGAGACGGGCTGGAGCGCCGCGGTCATCCTGCCGGCGAGCATCGCGATCAACGGCGCGCTCGCAGGATTGCTGATCGTCGGCTGGGTGCGCACCATGGCGCCGAAGTTCCAGCGCTTCCCGGACCGCCCGCGCATGTACACGACGATCGACGTGCCGTCTCTTCCGGCTCCCGCCGCGAGCGAACTCAGGGAGACGCCCGTTTGA
- a CDS encoding GNAT family N-acetyltransferase produces MAFERTREPYRISTDPELLDLDVIHGFLKGAYWSPGVPRQVIERAIEGSLNFGLYRGDEQIGFARVCTDRATFAYLMDVFVLPEHRGNKLSVWLMETVMAHPDLQDLRIFRLATRDAHSLYEKVGFSRIANPDAMMEITRPDMYLTMEQQP; encoded by the coding sequence GTGGCATTTGAGCGCACACGCGAGCCGTATCGCATCAGCACCGACCCGGAGCTGCTCGACCTGGACGTCATCCATGGTTTTCTCAAGGGGGCGTACTGGTCGCCGGGCGTGCCCCGCCAGGTCATCGAGCGCGCGATCGAGGGATCGCTGAACTTCGGCCTGTACAGGGGCGATGAGCAGATCGGATTTGCGCGCGTGTGCACGGACCGCGCGACATTCGCCTACCTGATGGACGTGTTCGTGCTGCCCGAGCATCGTGGCAACAAGCTGTCGGTGTGGCTCATGGAGACCGTGATGGCGCATCCTGACCTACAGGACCTGCGCATCTTCCGGCTCGCGACGCGTGACGCGCACAGCCTCTACGAGAAGGTGGGGTTCAGCCGCATCGCCAACCCGGACGCCATGATGGAGATCACGAGGCCAGACATGTACTTGACGATGGAGCAACAGCCATGA
- the nuoK gene encoding NADH-quinone oxidoreductase subunit NuoK, whose amino-acid sequence MLTLTLHLEEVLIVGAALFSIGLYLALSKRNAIGILMGVELMLNAVNVTLLAFARFIESPRPLDGQVFATFVITIAAAEAAVALALAVAVYRHRETVNIDEIDVLRW is encoded by the coding sequence ATGCTCACGTTGACCTTGCACCTCGAGGAAGTGCTGATCGTCGGCGCCGCACTCTTCTCGATCGGCCTTTACCTCGCGCTGTCGAAGCGCAACGCCATCGGCATCCTGATGGGCGTCGAGTTGATGCTGAACGCCGTCAACGTCACGCTACTCGCGTTCGCGCGCTTCATCGAGTCGCCGCGCCCGCTCGATGGGCAGGTGTTCGCGACGTTCGTCATAACCATCGCCGCGGCGGAGGCCGCCGTCGCGCTCGCGCTCGCCGTCGCCGTCTACCGCCACCGCGAGACCGTGAACATCGACGAGATCGACGTGCTGCGATGGTGA
- a CDS encoding NADH-quinone oxidoreductase subunit N: MLEDLDRLGPILAVMVAAALIIIAGLVLPRERVKLVAGLALAGLAASAIWLVTLIVREREASYFTDSMALDNFSIFFMFLFIGVAGAVVVASLDYSDRFGEHQSEFFALILVATSGMMLLAGARDLVTIFVALELTSITQFILAGLLRDDKGSEAAIKYLLLGAVSSAVVLYGMAFLFGLAGTTRLISTDGGPSIAETIASGDSGMQSALIVSMVFIAAGFGFKMVIVPFQMWAPDVYQGAPAPVAAFLSVGSKAAAFAVVLRIFFEGFGTDTFVGDDWKMMFAVLAAVSMTVGNVMALRQTNVRRLLGYSSIAQAGNFLVGMAAISATTDGDSQLGASAVVFFLATYAFTNLGAFFAVMAIEHRTNSAEIEDYAGMGRRAPIAAIVLTFCLLSLTGLPPTAGFIAKIYIFNAAVQADLVWLVMVAVLNTVLSAFYYLGVVRQMYAGEAEDLPALRIEPAMQGMLLVAAAGVFAFGVYPMPLIDAAQRAVNVFA; the protein is encoded by the coding sequence GTGCTGGAAGATCTCGACAGACTGGGCCCCATACTCGCCGTGATGGTCGCCGCCGCGTTGATCATCATCGCCGGCCTGGTCCTTCCCCGCGAACGCGTGAAGTTGGTGGCGGGACTGGCGCTCGCCGGCCTGGCCGCTTCGGCGATCTGGCTCGTCACGCTCATCGTCCGCGAGCGCGAGGCGTCGTACTTCACTGATTCGATGGCGCTCGACAACTTCAGCATCTTCTTCATGTTCCTGTTCATCGGCGTCGCCGGTGCCGTCGTGGTCGCGTCGCTCGACTACAGCGATCGCTTCGGCGAGCACCAGAGCGAGTTCTTCGCGCTGATCCTCGTCGCCACCTCCGGAATGATGCTGCTCGCCGGCGCCCGCGACCTCGTGACGATCTTCGTCGCGCTGGAACTGACGTCGATCACGCAGTTCATCCTCGCCGGCTTACTGCGCGACGATAAGGGCAGCGAGGCGGCGATCAAGTATTTGCTGCTCGGCGCCGTGTCGTCCGCCGTCGTCTTGTACGGCATGGCGTTTCTCTTCGGTCTCGCCGGCACGACGCGTCTCATCTCCACCGACGGCGGTCCGAGCATCGCGGAGACGATCGCGAGCGGCGACTCCGGTATGCAGTCGGCGCTGATCGTCAGCATGGTGTTCATCGCCGCCGGCTTCGGCTTCAAGATGGTGATCGTGCCGTTTCAGATGTGGGCGCCCGATGTCTACCAGGGCGCGCCGGCGCCCGTCGCCGCGTTTCTTTCGGTCGGCAGCAAGGCGGCGGCCTTCGCAGTCGTCCTGCGCATCTTCTTCGAGGGCTTCGGGACGGACACGTTCGTCGGCGACGACTGGAAGATGATGTTCGCCGTGCTCGCCGCCGTGTCGATGACGGTCGGCAACGTCATGGCGCTGCGCCAGACGAACGTACGCCGGCTGCTGGGGTACAGCTCCATCGCGCAGGCCGGGAACTTCCTCGTCGGAATGGCCGCGATCTCCGCCACCACCGACGGCGACAGCCAACTCGGCGCCAGCGCCGTCGTCTTCTTCCTCGCGACGTATGCGTTCACGAACCTGGGCGCCTTCTTCGCCGTCATGGCGATCGAGCATCGCACGAACAGCGCCGAGATCGAAGACTACGCCGGCATGGGCCGCCGCGCGCCGATCGCCGCCATCGTGCTGACGTTCTGCCTGCTGTCGCTGACCGGCCTGCCGCCGACCGCCGGCTTCATCGCCAAGATCTACATCTTCAACGCGGCGGTGCAGGCCGACCTCGTGTGGCTCGTGATGGTCGCCGTGCTGAATACGGTGCTGTCGGCGTTCTACTACCTGGGCGTCGTGCGGCAGATGTACGCCGGTGAGGCTGAAGATCTGCCCGCGTTGCGCATTGAGCCGGCCATGCAGGGCATGTTGCTGGTCGCCGCCGCCGGCGTCTTCGCGTTCGGCGTCTACCCCATGCCGCTCATCGACGCAGCGCAGCGCGCGGTCAACGTCTTCGCCTGA
- a CDS encoding helix-turn-helix domain-containing protein, with the protein MTKEYGLPCPVARTLEIVGDRWTLLIVRDLLATGTRKYAELSESLKGIAPNILADRLKTLEEHGIVEREFYSEHPPRAHYKLTKKGGELNMVMLALLQWGNRHLYDGVSIVHEACSHDVTLTVMCEHCGERVRPREMHRKFKRREAAIAAGASI; encoded by the coding sequence ATGACGAAGGAATACGGGCTTCCCTGCCCTGTCGCCCGCACACTCGAGATCGTCGGTGACCGCTGGACGCTGCTGATCGTCCGCGACCTGCTCGCGACGGGCACGCGCAAATACGCCGAGCTTTCGGAGTCGCTTAAGGGGATCGCGCCGAATATCCTGGCGGACCGCCTGAAGACGCTGGAAGAGCACGGCATCGTCGAGCGCGAGTTCTACTCCGAGCACCCGCCGCGCGCGCACTACAAGCTGACGAAGAAGGGCGGCGAGTTGAACATGGTCATGCTGGCGCTCCTCCAGTGGGGCAACCGGCACCTCTACGATGGCGTATCCATCGTGCACGAGGCGTGCAGCCACGACGTGACGCTCACCGTCATGTGCGAGCACTGCGGCGAACGTGTGCGGCCCCGCGAGATGCATCGCAAGTTCAAGCGCCGCGAAGCCGCGATCGCCGCCGGCGCGAGCATATAG
- a CDS encoding NADH-quinone oxidoreductase subunit J yields the protein MIEDNAIVIAFWSLSATTIVCALMVAAVRNLVHSVLFLALTFVGVAGIYIVLSADFVAVVQVLIYAGAVGVLMTFAIMLTPGADRLNSSTVFQAPALVLGLLVFGVICFVAIDTEWRTSDREAFATTAASLGEAFLKPYIVPFEVASVLLATAMIGAIILSRQETDDRG from the coding sequence TTGATCGAGGACAACGCCATCGTCATCGCGTTCTGGAGCCTCTCCGCCACGACGATCGTCTGCGCGCTGATGGTCGCCGCCGTGCGCAATCTGGTGCACTCGGTGCTCTTCCTGGCGCTGACGTTCGTCGGTGTGGCGGGAATCTACATCGTGCTCTCGGCTGACTTCGTCGCCGTCGTGCAGGTGCTGATCTACGCCGGCGCCGTCGGCGTGCTGATGACGTTCGCCATCATGCTCACGCCCGGCGCCGACCGCCTCAATTCATCGACGGTCTTCCAGGCGCCGGCGCTCGTCCTCGGCTTGCTGGTCTTCGGCGTGATCTGTTTCGTCGCGATCGATACCGAGTGGCGCACCTCCGACCGCGAGGCGTTCGCGACAACAGCGGCATCGCTCGGGGAAGCGTTCCTCAAGCCCTACATCGTCCCGTTCGAGGTCGCGTCGGTGCTGCTTGCGACCGCGATGATCGGCGCGATCATCCTCTCGCGCCAGGAGACGGACGATCGTGGTTGA
- a CDS encoding dienelactone hydrolase family protein translates to MAGQMASFPSNGHTGEGHLAMPASGSGPGVVVIQEWWGLVPHIKDVADRLADAGYVALAPDLYHGKTTTEPDEAGKLMMSMKMDEAAQDMSGAFDYLKGHDATTGKIGSVGFCLGGGLSLYLATLRPVDACVIYYGALPGVQPDLNNIAGSVLGHYAENDGWASPEAAAALKKQISDAGKQVEFYQYANTGHGFFNDDRPEAHNAEAAKLSWQRTLDFYKKHLS, encoded by the coding sequence ATGGCCGGACAGATGGCATCGTTTCCGAGCAACGGTCACACCGGCGAGGGCCATCTCGCCATGCCGGCATCGGGAAGCGGCCCGGGCGTGGTTGTCATCCAGGAGTGGTGGGGGCTCGTGCCGCACATCAAGGACGTCGCCGACCGGCTGGCGGACGCGGGGTACGTGGCGCTGGCGCCGGACCTGTACCACGGCAAGACGACGACCGAGCCGGACGAAGCCGGCAAGCTGATGATGTCGATGAAGATGGACGAAGCCGCGCAGGACATGTCCGGCGCCTTCGACTATCTGAAGGGTCACGACGCGACGACGGGGAAGATCGGCAGCGTTGGCTTCTGCCTGGGCGGCGGTCTCTCGCTGTATCTCGCGACGCTGCGCCCGGTCGACGCGTGCGTCATCTACTACGGCGCGCTGCCCGGCGTGCAGCCGGACCTCAATAATATCGCGGGATCCGTGCTCGGGCACTACGCGGAGAACGACGGCTGGGCATCGCCGGAGGCGGCGGCGGCGTTGAAGAAGCAGATCAGCGACGCGGGCAAGCAGGTCGAGTTCTACCAGTACGCGAATACGGGCCACGGTTTCTTCAACGACGACCGTCCGGAGGCACACAACGCCGAAGCAGCAAAGCTGTCGTGGCAGCGGACGCTCGACTTCTACAAGAAGCACCTCTCCTGA
- a CDS encoding zinc-binding dehydrogenase, producing MKAAVYYEAGKPDVFRYEDVADPQLHPKGILFDVQAIGIEGGDVLNRAGGELVQRPHIVGYNCAGVVREVGAEVTDRKPGDRVMALMANGSHAAMASVPATSTWLVPEGVTLEQAACVPVAFGTAHDCVHEFGRVKQGETVLIQAGTSGVGIACVQIASRAGATVIATSSSDEKLERLREYGMSHGVNYADGDFVPKVRQITGGKGCDLIVDSVGGKTLEGSILCAAYRGRIITVGNVSREGKAIDVGPLSGANASLTGVFFGLETVLGAARVVPMMDGILKAIADGEMKVATDRKFPLSEAADAHAYIESRAAFGRVLLIP from the coding sequence ATGAAAGCAGCGGTCTATTACGAAGCCGGCAAGCCCGACGTCTTTCGATACGAAGACGTGGCCGATCCGCAACTGCATCCAAAGGGCATCTTATTCGACGTCCAGGCGATCGGCATCGAGGGCGGGGACGTCCTCAACCGTGCGGGCGGCGAGCTGGTGCAGCGGCCGCACATCGTCGGCTACAACTGCGCCGGCGTCGTGCGGGAGGTGGGCGCGGAGGTCACGGACCGCAAGCCCGGCGACCGCGTCATGGCGCTGATGGCCAACGGTTCGCACGCGGCGATGGCGTCGGTGCCCGCGACCTCGACGTGGCTCGTCCCCGAGGGCGTCACGCTGGAACAGGCGGCGTGCGTGCCGGTGGCGTTCGGGACGGCGCATGACTGCGTACACGAGTTCGGGCGTGTGAAGCAGGGCGAGACCGTGCTGATCCAGGCGGGCACGTCGGGCGTGGGCATCGCCTGCGTGCAGATCGCCAGCCGTGCGGGCGCGACGGTCATCGCGACGTCGTCGTCGGATGAGAAGCTGGAGCGGCTGCGCGAGTACGGCATGAGCCACGGCGTGAACTACGCGGACGGCGACTTCGTCCCGAAGGTGCGCCAGATCACGGGCGGCAAGGGTTGCGACCTGATCGTCGATTCGGTGGGCGGCAAGACGCTCGAGGGCAGCATCCTCTGCGCGGCGTATCGCGGCCGCATCATCACGGTCGGCAACGTCAGCCGCGAAGGCAAAGCGATCGACGTCGGGCCGCTTTCCGGCGCCAACGCATCGCTCACGGGCGTGTTCTTCGGTCTCGAGACGGTGCTGGGCGCCGCACGGGTGGTGCCGATGATGGACGGCATCCTCAAGGCGATCGCCGACGGCGAGATGAAGGTGGCCACTGACCGGAAGTTCCCGCTCTCCGAGGCCGCCGACGCGCACGCGTACATCGAGAGCCGCGCCGCGTTCGGCCGCGTGCTGCTGATTCCGTAG
- a CDS encoding NADH-quinone oxidoreductase subunit M yields the protein MNGLLVFAVFFPAVAAGVVMLTVPRESENQAKWLALIATMTAFVASIVLLGAFDRSPGTPSADQFQFDSQATWIDAATAGFDVQFHMGVDGLGMAMVVLTTFLFVVATLVSFGIKLRTKEYFIWLLALETGVLGVFTSLDLIQFFLFWEVELLPMYMLISIWGTGRKEYSAMKFLLYTIAGSAFMLVGFLVMGFSAEPTPTFDMVRLQQSEITDTLLPLWVIFGFIFIAFAVKLPMFPFHTWLPDAHTDAPTAVSVILAGVLLKMGGYGILRINVSLLPDAARDYGVWLATFAAISVIYGAFCTLRQKDLKRLIAYSSVSHMGYVLLGIAALGHVSMNGAALQMVTHGTITGLLFVMVGIIYDRAHTRDLDQLSGLAHTMPLTAVVMITAGLAALGLPAMSGFVAELLVFLGSFDKYTVPTIVAVIGILLSAGYILWTIQRLFYGPKTDRWASLPDADTWWERVPMAALIVSIVGIGVYPAIVTDVIDTGIINIVTALA from the coding sequence ATGAACGGACTGCTCGTCTTCGCCGTCTTCTTCCCCGCCGTCGCCGCCGGCGTGGTCATGCTCACCGTCCCGCGCGAGAGCGAGAACCAGGCGAAGTGGCTCGCCCTCATCGCGACGATGACGGCGTTCGTCGCATCGATCGTGCTGCTCGGTGCGTTCGACCGCAGCCCCGGCACGCCGTCCGCTGACCAGTTCCAGTTCGATTCCCAGGCGACATGGATAGACGCCGCCACGGCCGGCTTCGACGTGCAATTCCACATGGGCGTCGATGGCCTCGGCATGGCGATGGTCGTGCTCACCACGTTCCTCTTCGTCGTCGCGACGCTCGTGTCGTTCGGCATCAAGCTCCGCACCAAGGAGTACTTCATCTGGCTGCTCGCGCTCGAGACGGGCGTGCTCGGCGTGTTCACGTCGCTCGACCTGATCCAGTTCTTCCTGTTCTGGGAAGTCGAGTTGCTGCCCATGTACATGCTGATCTCGATCTGGGGTACCGGCCGCAAAGAGTACTCCGCGATGAAGTTCCTGCTGTACACGATCGCCGGATCGGCGTTCATGCTGGTTGGCTTCCTGGTGATGGGCTTCAGCGCCGAGCCGACGCCCACCTTCGACATGGTGCGACTGCAGCAGAGCGAGATCACCGACACGCTGCTGCCGCTCTGGGTGATCTTCGGCTTTATCTTCATTGCCTTCGCGGTGAAGCTGCCGATGTTCCCGTTCCACACGTGGCTGCCCGACGCCCACACCGATGCGCCGACCGCGGTTTCCGTGATCCTGGCGGGTGTGCTGCTGAAGATGGGCGGCTACGGCATCCTCCGCATCAACGTCTCGCTGCTGCCCGATGCGGCGCGCGACTACGGCGTATGGCTGGCGACGTTCGCCGCCATCTCGGTGATCTACGGCGCGTTTTGCACGCTCCGCCAGAAGGACCTTAAACGCTTGATCGCGTATTCGAGCGTGAGTCACATGGGCTACGTGCTGCTCGGCATCGCAGCGCTCGGGCACGTCAGCATGAACGGCGCCGCGCTGCAGATGGTCACGCATGGCACGATCACGGGCCTGCTGTTCGTGATGGTCGGCATCATCTACGACCGGGCGCACACCCGCGACCTAGATCAGCTTTCGGGGCTCGCCCACACCATGCCGCTGACCGCCGTCGTGATGATCACCGCCGGCCTCGCGGCGCTTGGCCTGCCGGCGATGTCAGGCTTCGTCGCCGAGTTGCTCGTCTTCCTGGGCAGCTTCGACAAGTACACCGTCCCTACGATCGTCGCCGTCATCGGCATCTTGCTGTCCGCGGGCTACATCTTGTGGACAATCCAACGTCTCTTCTACGGACCGAAGACGGATCGCTGGGCATCGCTGCCCGATGCGGATACGTGGTGGGAGCGCGTCCCGATGGCGGCGCTCATCGTGTCGATTGTCGGCATTGGCGTGTACCCGGCGATCGTGACCGACGTGATCGACACCGGCATCATCAACATCGTGACGGCGCTGGCGTAG
- the nuoL gene encoding NADH-quinone oxidoreductase subunit L produces the protein MLLPTIPEGIVWAILLLPIASLMTIGFITKPYPKLSGYVTIAAIGTAFAFSLWTLDSVIDNDGHRLALGTYEWLTISTDNTVLERAGGQSLTIDLALNIDGLSAIMLVVVTAVSLLVQIYSQGYMAGDGGYARYFAWMSLFTAAMLGLVMFDSILMVYVFWELVGLGSYLLIGFWFHKKSAADAAKKAFLTTRLGDIGFLLGILLIWTKADTFNIPVIQEMALSGELSDTVITLFALGVFAGAAGKSAQFPLHNWLPDAMEGPTPVSALIHAATMVAAGVYLVARMFPVFQASDDAMTTVAYIGGFTAIFAASMGIVMTDIKRVLAYSTISQLGYMMLALGVGGYVAAIFHLFTHAFFKALLFLGSGSVNHATGTFDMRKMGGLRNYMPITYFTFLIGSLSLAGVFPLAGFWSKDEILGSAWDDNQLLFWVAMIVVFMTAFYTFRAVFLTFHGEYKGGEPSEHGAHDAHGGEPHESPSVMALPLLILAVPAVLAGLLNAPFNQDIAHLLEGALPLESEELLHHAEFSWPIAIGSTALALAGIASAWLVYEAKTVRSEELQRVFGPAHTVVAEKYYVDELYEDVVVRNGLMGVVVAVTQWFDTNIVDGAVNGSANVTRRAGDGLRWLQSGSVQAYGSLGFAGLIVAAVLMLVLIEA, from the coding sequence GTGCTGCTTCCCACGATCCCCGAAGGCATCGTCTGGGCGATCCTGCTGCTGCCGATAGCGTCGCTGATGACCATCGGCTTCATCACGAAGCCCTACCCGAAGCTTTCGGGCTACGTCACGATCGCCGCGATCGGCACGGCGTTCGCGTTCTCGCTCTGGACGCTCGACAGCGTCATCGACAACGACGGCCACCGCCTGGCGTTGGGCACGTACGAGTGGCTGACGATCAGCACCGACAACACGGTCCTCGAACGCGCCGGCGGCCAGTCGCTGACCATCGACCTCGCACTGAACATCGATGGCCTCAGCGCGATCATGCTCGTCGTCGTGACGGCCGTATCGCTGCTCGTGCAGATCTATTCGCAGGGCTACATGGCAGGCGACGGCGGTTACGCCCGCTACTTCGCGTGGATGTCGCTCTTCACCGCCGCCATGCTCGGCCTGGTGATGTTCGACAGCATCCTCATGGTCTACGTCTTCTGGGAACTCGTCGGTCTCGGGTCGTATCTGCTGATCGGCTTCTGGTTTCACAAGAAGTCCGCCGCGGACGCCGCGAAGAAAGCGTTCCTGACGACGCGTCTCGGCGATATCGGCTTTCTCCTCGGCATCCTGCTGATCTGGACGAAGGCGGACACCTTCAACATCCCGGTGATCCAGGAGATGGCGCTCTCCGGCGAACTGTCGGACACCGTGATCACGCTATTTGCGCTTGGCGTCTTCGCGGGCGCGGCCGGCAAGTCGGCGCAGTTCCCGCTGCACAACTGGCTCCCCGATGCCATGGAGGGCCCGACCCCCGTCTCCGCCCTGATCCACGCCGCCACCATGGTCGCCGCCGGCGTCTATCTCGTCGCGCGCATGTTCCCAGTGTTCCAGGCGTCCGACGATGCGATGACGACCGTCGCCTACATCGGCGGCTTTACGGCGATCTTCGCCGCGTCGATGGGCATCGTCATGACCGACATCAAGCGCGTGCTCGCCTACTCGACGATCAGCCAGCTCGGCTACATGATGCTCGCGCTCGGCGTCGGCGGCTATGTCGCGGCGATCTTCCACCTGTTCACGCACGCGTTCTTCAAGGCGCTGCTCTTCCTCGGATCTGGCTCCGTGAACCACGCGACGGGCACGTTCGACATGCGCAAGATGGGCGGCCTGCGGAACTACATGCCGATCACGTATTTCACGTTCCTGATCGGGTCGCTGAGCCTCGCCGGCGTGTTTCCGCTCGCCGGCTTCTGGTCGAAGGATGAGATCCTCGGCTCGGCGTGGGACGACAACCAGTTGCTCTTCTGGGTCGCGATGATCGTCGTGTTCATGACGGCGTTCTACACGTTCCGCGCTGTCTTCCTGACGTTCCACGGCGAGTACAAGGGCGGCGAACCGTCCGAGCACGGCGCCCACGATGCGCACGGCGGTGAACCGCACGAATCGCCGTCGGTGATGGCGCTGCCGTTGCTGATTCTCGCGGTGCCGGCGGTGCTCGCCGGGCTGCTCAACGCGCCGTTCAACCAGGACATCGCCCACCTGCTGGAAGGCGCGTTGCCGCTGGAGTCCGAAGAACTGCTGCACCATGCGGAGTTCAGCTGGCCGATCGCGATCGGCTCGACGGCGCTGGCGCTCGCCGGCATCGCGTCCGCATGGCTGGTGTACGAAGCGAAGACCGTCCGCTCCGAGGAACTGCAACGCGTCTTCGGCCCCGCCCACACCGTCGTCGCCGAGAAGTACTACGTCGATGAGCTGTACGAAGACGTCGTCGTCCGCAACGGACTGATGGGCGTCGTCGTCGCTGTTACGCAGTGGTTCGACACGAACATCGTCGATGGCGCCGTCAACGGCAGCGCGAATGTCACCCGCCGCGCCGGCGACGGGTTGCGCTGGCTGCAGTCCGGCTCCGTGCAGGCGTACGGAAGCCTCGGCTTCGCCGGACTGATCGTCGCGGCGGTGCTGATGCTCGTGCTGATCGAGGCATAG